CCAATGCCACGGCCGCGGCCGGCAAAACGATCACGTTGGGGATCCGGCGCGTGGCCAGGTCCACCACGCTGATCAGCAGGAGAACGAACAGATAGCCAGCCGCCACGACCGCATATGTGGTCGCGCCCAGGCGTATGACTGCCAACGCAAACAGGGCGGGCAAGGCCGCCTCCACCAACGGTGGACGCACCATCAGCCGGGCACCGCATCCCGGACAACGGCCCCGGAACCGCAGGAACCAGGCCATCGTCGGCCAGGCCGAGGGGTAGGTCCACCCGCAGCGCCCGCACGTGCTCCGGCCAGCCCATCGATCGGCGAGAGCGTTAAGTACCCAGGCTGCTCCCCATCCCAGCCATACGGCAGCGAGAACAGGGCCAAATCCGGCGTCAATTGACAAACCACACCCCTCCAGTTAGAATTCCGTCGTCCCGCCGAGCACGAGGGGTCGCTCTGCACGGAGCCGCGGCCATAAGGAAAGCGCACGGAAGGGCCGTATCCAACGAGATCCCTCCATGAGATGGAGCATATGCCGGACTATCGAGATCGCATCAGCATCACGGGCTGGGTGGCCCTGTTCATCCTCGCCGCCGGGTCCCTGGTCCCCTGGCCGGAGCGAACCTTCACCTGGCAGGTGCTGGGGTCCCCCATCACCCTGGCCATCGATCGAACGGTCATCCTATCCGCCCTGTTGATCCTCGTCGCGTACAGCGGCACGGAGTCCATCCTGCAGGCCCACCCGCTGGCCCTGAGCGGCCGCCTGCGACACACCTGGGTGCACTGGGGTCTACCGGCCTCCATCCTGGTGCTGGCGGAGATGCTCATGCCGGTGATGCCCACCCGCATCTACGTGGTCGGTGGGATCCTCCTCGCCGGGCTGTTACTGGCCATCGCGG
The sequence above is a segment of the Chloroflexota bacterium genome. Coding sequences within it:
- a CDS encoding prepilin peptidase, with protein sequence MSIDAGFGPVLAAVWLGWGAAWVLNALADRWAGRSTCGRCGWTYPSAWPTMAWFLRFRGRCPGCGARLMVRPPLVEAALPALFALAVIRLGATTYAVVAAGYLFVLLLISVVDLATRRIPNVIVLPAAAVALGLSALGIPPGVRRSLIGGVLAFGLFLAVYGLGELFLRLVSRGKGVHGPALGAGDVKLALFIGLAVGYPGVVLALFLGAVIGAVVALGWIVWRLARGRYRPFAAMAYGPYLALGAAIALLWG